In the Quercus lobata isolate SW786 chromosome 5, ValleyOak3.0 Primary Assembly, whole genome shotgun sequence genome, one interval contains:
- the LOC115992122 gene encoding U-box domain-containing protein 40: MREQKQDQNQTSPETSAGKSNTLQGGIEILSSLISLTHSVKVFVSKWQSIRVRLEELHSGLIAIENSEFEHSHMENPAISGLLSAILLTTRESHDLAQRCVDLSYSGKLLMQSDLNVILTKLDRHVSNLSDLYTAGVLTQNHALVVSKPSVTACRDDMRFYIRDLLTRMKVGDTRMKRQALVNLYEVVVEDEKYVRVMLELDGVVNVLVNFLDSTETQIQVESTKVVEVISGFDSYKAVLIRAGVVGPLIRVLECGSEMGKEIALKCLMKLTENSNNSWSVSAHGGVTALLKICGSDCKVELVGYACGVLRNLIGVEEIKRFVIEEGAIPMFIKLARCKDEILLMISIEFLQSIAFEDELVREMILREGGIRALLRVVDPRWSYSSKTREVALRAIENLCFSSSSAMKILMSHGFVDQIMYFVRNGEVSVQELALKVAFRLCGTSEEAKKAMGDAGFMPELVKFLNCKSFEVREMAAEALSGLVLIPKNRKKFAQDDRNIGLLLQLLEKEEGNSGNKRFLLSILTSLTSCSSVKRKIVNSGYMKNIEKLAQAETDAKRLVRKLSTNRFRSMLSGIWHS; this comes from the coding sequence atgagagaacaaaaacaagacCAAAACCAAACCTCGCCGGAAACATCCGCCGGAAAATCCAATACTCTCCAGGGAGGCATTGAGATTTTATCTTCATTGATCTCTCTGACTCACTCAGTCAAAGTCTTTGTATCGAAATGGCAATCGATTCGTGTCAGGCTCGAGGAGCTCCACTCGGGTCTAATCGCCATTGAAAATAGCGAGTTCGAGCACTCCCACATGGAAAACCCAGCGATCTCAGGCTTACTTTCAGCTATATTATTGACAACCAGAGAGTCCCATGACCTCGCTCAACGTTGCGTCGATCTCTCTTACAGTGGAAAGCTTCTCATGCAAAGTGACTTGAATGTGATCCTCACGAAACTCGATCGCCATGTAAGTAATCTCTCTGACTTGTACACAGCTGGTGTTTTAACTCAAAACCATGCCTTGGTTGTTTCAAAGCCTAGTGTTACTGCTTGTAGAGACGACATGCGGTTTTATATAAGAGACTTATTAACGAGAATGAAGGTCGGTGATACGAGAATGAAGAGGCAAGCTTTGGTTAATTTGTACGAGGTTGTGGTCGAGGACGAGAAATATGTAAGAGTTATGTTGGAACTCGATGGTGTTGTGAATGTTTTAGTGAATTTTCTCGATTCGACAGAGACACAGATACAAGTCGAGTCGACTAAAGTTGTGGAAGTGATTTCTGGGTTCGATTCGTATAAGGCTGTTTTGATTAGAGCTGGGGTTGTTGGACCGTTGATTCGAGTTTTGGAGTGTGGGAGTGAGATGGGAAAAGAGATTGCTTTGAAGTGTTTGATGAAACTGACTGAAAATTCGAATAATTCATGGTCTGTTTCAGCACATGGTGGAGTCACTGCGTTGTTGAAAATATGTGGGAGTGATTGTAAGGTTGAGTTGGTTGGTTATGCTTGTGGGGTGTTGAGAAATCTAATTGGTGTTGAAGAAATAAAGCGGTTTGTGATTGAAGAAGGTGCTATTCCGATGTTTATCAAGCTTGCAAGGTGTAAAGATGAAATCTTGTTGATGATTTCAATTGAATTCCTTCAAAGTATAGCGTTTGAAGATGAATTGGTTAGGGAAATGATTCTTAGAGAAGGAGGGATTCGTGCATTACTACGTGTTGTTGATCCTAGATGGTCTTATTCTTCGAAAACAAGAGAGGTAGCATTGAGAGCTATTGAGAATTTATGTTTCTCTTCCTCGAGTGCTATGAAGATTTTGATGAGTCATGGTTTTGTGGATCAAATTATGTACTTTGTTCGAAATGGGGAAGTTTCTGTTCAAGAACTGGCATTGAAAGTGGCTTTTAGGCTTTGTGGGACATCAGAAGAGGCCAAGAAAGCAATGGGGGATGCAGGGTTTATGCCTGAGCTTGTTAAATTTCTCAATTGCAAGTCTTTTGAAGTTAGGGAAATGGCAGCTGAGGCACTCTCTGGCTTGGTATTAATCCCCAAAAATCGAAAGAAGTTTGCGCAGGATGACAGGAATATTGGCTTGCTGTTGCAATTGCTTGAGAAGGAAGAGGGAAATTCAGGTAATAAAAGGTTCTTGTTATCTATATTAACATCATTAACAAGTTGCAGTAGTGTGAAAAGAAAGATTGTGAATTCTGGGTACATGAAAAACATAGAGAAACTTGCACAGGCTGAAACTGATGCTAAGAGACTTGTCAGGAAGCTGTCTACAAATAGATTCCGAAGTATGTTAAGTGGAATCTGGCATTCTTGA